A region of Pseudomonas sp. Marseille-Q3773 DNA encodes the following proteins:
- a CDS encoding class I SAM-dependent methyltransferase yields the protein MQLDPQQIQADQALLQLGKRLRADGYRFTCVTPATHARVNARPGAERARTLRDVFGWSRPFPASLVSADELDQLRQAQVLATSGEWLLSTVRWSTLEDLLLVHSAYPTEASDAVFFGPDSYRFAQLIHDHLQRTPKRVEHAVDIGCGTGVGALLVAQAVPHAQVTAVDINPLALRYTAINAALAGLSNVSVEPSDLLDGITGLFDLIIANPPYMLDVEERTYRHGGGTLGAELSLRIVEQARERLAPGGSLLLYTGVAIIEGRDPLLEAIRLRLAGPEWSWVYREVDPDVFGEQLGERGYEQVERIAAVTLTVTRNG from the coding sequence ATGCAGCTTGACCCACAACAGATCCAGGCTGACCAGGCTTTGCTGCAACTGGGCAAGCGCCTGCGTGCCGACGGCTACCGCTTCACCTGTGTCACCCCGGCCACCCATGCCCGGGTCAACGCTCGCCCAGGGGCGGAGCGGGCCAGGACACTGCGCGATGTGTTCGGCTGGAGCCGGCCGTTTCCCGCGTCGCTGGTATCCGCCGACGAGCTGGATCAGCTGCGCCAGGCGCAGGTGCTGGCCACGAGTGGCGAGTGGCTGCTGAGCACGGTCCGCTGGTCCACCCTCGAAGACTTGCTGCTGGTGCACTCGGCATACCCCACCGAAGCCAGCGATGCGGTGTTCTTCGGCCCGGACAGCTACCGTTTCGCCCAGCTGATCCATGACCACCTGCAACGCACCCCGAAGCGTGTCGAGCATGCCGTGGACATTGGCTGCGGCACCGGTGTCGGCGCCTTGCTGGTGGCCCAGGCCGTGCCGCACGCCCAGGTCACCGCTGTCGACATCAATCCGCTCGCACTGCGCTACACGGCGATCAATGCGGCACTGGCGGGGCTGAGCAATGTCTCGGTAGAGCCGAGCGACCTGCTCGACGGCATTACCGGCCTGTTCGACCTGATCATCGCCAACCCACCGTACATGCTCGATGTGGAGGAGCGTACCTACCGCCACGGTGGTGGCACGCTGGGCGCCGAGCTGTCGCTGCGCATCGTCGAACAGGCCCGCGAGCGGCTTGCCCCCGGTGGCTCGCTGTTGCTGTATACCGGTGTGGCGATCATCGAGGGCCGGGACCCGTTACTCGAAGCCATCCGCCTGCGCCTGGCGGGGCCTGAGTGGTCCTGGGTCTACCGCGAGGTCGACCCGGACGTGTTCGGCGAACAACTGGGCGAGCGTGGCTACGAACAGGTCGAGCGCATCGCCGCAGTCACACTCACCGTCACCCGCAACGGCTGA
- a CDS encoding iron-containing redox enzyme family protein gives MTVMTRKTAAKVSASATGPSLHDRYQALLADSDAGSAAWLHEQLARTQALQDDLPADPAQLEAWSAGHAAQVAEAYAAYLAQRRQGSPRRYFANRAQALWFLQQVAPTKAVDGAWLHGTLRHWRDPRYHGLIRTYLEELGGGDPRCNHVLIYQRLLSRLGCLDLPELDDQRYLQGALQLALGRHADDFLAELIGYNLGYEQPPLHLLITTYELAELGIDGHYFQLHVTIDNAASGHAHLSIQALRQLCPADDAGAFYQRVRLGYRLNDLGVDTPSLINSFELEAELLRVLEHKRHFGQFMHSDHCRLQKRTVNQWLAEPGGMPAFLDALQAQGWIRRGEAPANSRWWALIEGPTAPMYGVFTAYEKQLWHDWIAAGWQAPGPRVIPGRWDEPLQLDAPLARTAQDTDIETLIDCMAGNRHATPQGLLATQGYLRATGLAQEEPR, from the coding sequence CAGGCATTGCTGGCCGACAGCGACGCGGGCAGCGCCGCGTGGTTGCACGAACAATTGGCGCGGACGCAAGCTTTGCAGGACGACCTGCCTGCCGACCCTGCGCAACTGGAAGCCTGGAGCGCCGGGCATGCTGCCCAGGTCGCCGAAGCCTACGCCGCCTACCTGGCGCAACGCCGCCAGGGCAGCCCACGGCGCTATTTTGCCAATCGCGCCCAAGCATTGTGGTTCCTGCAGCAAGTCGCGCCCACCAAGGCGGTGGACGGGGCATGGCTGCATGGCACCTTGCGCCATTGGCGCGACCCGCGCTATCACGGTCTGATCCGCACCTACCTCGAAGAACTGGGTGGCGGCGATCCGCGCTGCAACCACGTGCTGATCTACCAACGCCTGCTGAGCCGGCTGGGCTGTCTCGACCTGCCTGAACTGGACGACCAGCGCTACCTGCAAGGCGCCTTGCAACTGGCCCTGGGGCGGCATGCCGATGACTTCCTGGCCGAACTCATCGGCTACAACCTGGGCTACGAACAACCGCCACTGCATTTGCTGATTACTACCTACGAACTGGCGGAACTGGGCATCGATGGCCATTACTTCCAGTTGCACGTGACCATCGACAACGCCGCCAGCGGGCATGCACACCTGTCCATTCAGGCGCTGCGCCAGCTGTGCCCGGCGGATGATGCAGGGGCTTTCTACCAACGCGTACGCCTGGGCTACCGCCTGAATGACCTGGGGGTCGATACGCCCAGCCTGATCAACAGCTTCGAGCTGGAGGCCGAGCTGTTGCGGGTACTGGAGCACAAGCGTCACTTCGGCCAGTTCATGCATTCCGACCATTGCCGCCTGCAGAAACGCACCGTCAACCAGTGGTTGGCCGAGCCAGGCGGCATGCCGGCGTTCCTCGACGCGTTGCAAGCGCAGGGCTGGATCCGCCGCGGAGAGGCCCCTGCGAACAGCCGTTGGTGGGCACTTATCGAGGGCCCGACGGCGCCCATGTACGGTGTGTTCACCGCCTACGAAAAACAACTGTGGCACGACTGGATCGCAGCGGGCTGGCAAGCCCCCGGTCCGCGGGTGATACCTGGCCGCTGGGACGAGCCATTGCAACTGGACGCACCACTGGCGCGTACAGCTCAGGACACCGACATCGAGACCTTGATCGACTGCATGGCCGGTAACCGTCATGCCACACCGCAAGGATTGCTGGCGACCCAGGGTTACCTGCGTGCCACCGGCCTGGCCCAGGAGGAACCCCGCTGA